A section of the Humulus lupulus chromosome 2, drHumLupu1.1, whole genome shotgun sequence genome encodes:
- the LOC133818026 gene encoding FACT complex subunit SSRP1, which translates to MTDGHLFNNISFGGRGGTNPGQLKIYSGGILWKKQGGGKAVEVDKADIVGVTWMKVPRTNQLGVRIKDGLYYKFSGFRDQDVSSLSTYFQSTCGFTPEEKQLSVSGRNWGEVDLSGNMLTFLVGAKQAFEVSLADVSQTQLQGKNDVILEFHVDDTTGANEKDSLMEISFHIPNSNTQFVGDENRPPAQVFRDKIMSMADVGAGGEEAVVTFEGIAILTPRGRYSVELHLSFLRLQGQANDFKIQYSSVVRLFLLPKSNQPFTFVVVTLDPPIRKGQTLYPHIVLQFETETIVQSDLSMSEDLLNTKYKDKLEPSYKGLIHEVFTTVLRGLSGAKVTKPGKFRSCQDGYAVKSSLKAEDGVLYPLEKSFFFLPKPPTLILHEEIDYVEFERHAAGGSNMHYFDLLIRLKTEQEHLFRNIQRNEYHNLFDFMSGKGLKIMNLGDIRTTDGVASVLHDEDDDAVDPHLVRVKNEAGDDESDEEDEDFVAEKDDSGSPTDDSGEDDSDASDSGGEKEKPVKKDTKKEPSSSKASSSKKKSKDGDEDGPKKKKQKKKKDPNAPKRAMSGFMFFSQMERENVKKTNPGISFTEVGRVLGDKWKKMSVEEKEPFEAKARQDKKRYKDEISGYKNPQPMKVDSGNESDTE; encoded by the exons ATGACTGACGGTCATCTCTTCAACAATATCTCCTTCGGAGGCCGAGGAGGCACT AATCCGGGCCAGCTTAAAATATATTCTGGGGGCATTTTGTGGAAGAAACAAGGTGGTGGTAAAGCAGTTGAAGTTGATAAAGCTGACATTGTAGGGGTAACATGGATGAAGGTCCCAAGAACAAATCAACTTGGTGTTCGGATCAAAGATGGGTTGTACTACAAGTTCTCTGGATTTCGTGACCAG GATGTCTCTAGTTTATCCACTTATTTTCAAAGTACTTGTGGATTTACTCCAGAGGAGAAGCAGCTTTCTGTAAGTGGCCGTAACTGGGGTGAAGTTGATTTAAGTG GGAATATGCTGACATTTTTGGTTGGTGCCAAGCAAGCATTTGAGGTATCTTTGGCAGATGTCTCACAAACACAACTTCAGGGGAAAAATGATGTTATCTTGGAGTTTCACGTGGATGATACAACAGGAGCAAATGAG AAAGATTCGTTGATGGAGATAAGTTTTCACATACCTAACTCCAACACTCAATTTGTTGGTGATGAAAACCGACCTCCTGCCCAG GTATTTCGTGACAAAATTATGTCAATGGCGGATGTTGGTGCTGGTGGTGAAGAAGCTGTTGTTACATTTGAGGGTATTGCTATCCTCACACCTAG GGGGCGCTACAGTGTGGAACTTCATCTGTCATTCTTGCGGTTGCAGGGACAAGCAAATGACTTCAAAATTCAGTATAGCAGTGTTGTTCGCCTGTTTTTACTTCCCAAG tCTAACCAGCCATTTACTTTCGTTGTTGTTACTCTTGATCCTCCAATCCGTAAAGGGCAAACTTTGTATCCACATATTGTTTTGCAG TTTGAAACTGAAACTATAGTTCAGAGCGACCTATCAATGAGTGAGGATCTCTTGAATACCAAATATAAGGACAAGTTGGAACCATCTTATAAG ggACTCATTCATGAGGTATTCACCACAGTATTGCGTGGTTTATCTGGCGCTAAAGTTACAAAACCAGGAAAGTTCCGTAGTTGTCAAGATGGATATGCTGTTAAATCATCACTAAAAGCTGAAGATGGAGTTCTCTATCCCCTTGAGAAGAGCTTCTTTTTTCTACCTAAGCCTCCTACCCTTATTCTTCACGAGGAG ATTGACTATGTGGAATTTGAAAGGCATGCTGCTGGTGGCTCAAATATGCATTACTTCGATCTTCTTATTAGACTTAAAACGGAGCAAGAACATCTTTTTCGAAACATTCAGAGGAATGAGTACCATAATCTTTTTGACTTCATGAG TGGAAAAGGTTTGAAGATCATGAATTTGGGAGATATTCGAACCACAGATGGCGTGGCATCTGTTCTtcatgatgaggatgatgatgctgtTGATCCACATCTTGTTCGTGTTAAGAATGAAGCTGGCGATGATGAGAGTGATGAAGAG GATGAAGATTTCGTTGCCGAAAAAGATGATTCAGGTTCTCCGACTGATGATTCTGGGGAAGATGATTCTGATGCTAGTGATAGTGGAGGAGAGAAAGAG AAGCCCGTAAAAAAGGATACAAAAAAAGAACCTTCATCTTCCAAGGCATCTTCTTCCAAGAAGAAATCTAAAGACGGGGATGAAGATGGGCCgaagaagaaaaaacagaagaagaaaaaggatCCAAATGCACCAAAAAGAGCAATGTCTGGCTTCATGTTCTTCTCACAGATGGAAAGGGAG AATGTGAAGAAAACCAACCCCGGAATTTCCTTTACCGAAGTGGGAAGAGTTTTAGGAGATAAATGGAAAAAGATGTCAG TGGAGGAGAAGGAACCCTTTGAAGCCAAGGCTCGCCAAGATAAAAAACGCTACAAGGACGAAATTAGTGGATACAAGAACCCACAACCAATGAAGGTAGACTCGGGGAATGAATCAGACACCGAATAG
- the LOC133816104 gene encoding pectate lyase-like yields MVSAITKLGLIFFISFLVLIPTLLAHIGEFDESWQKRAEASKKAALSAYEPNPEEVTEKLNYEVNKVTEGSNSTRRELKRYFGPCLATNPIDRCWRCKKNWANNRKRLAQCVLGFGRKTTGGMRGKYYIVNDPSDNDVQNPKPGTLRHAVIQKKPLWIFFSRSMIIRLSQELLITSHKTIDGRGANVHIAFGAGITIQFAQNVIIHGLRIHDIVSSNGGMIRDSVDHIGFRTVADGDGISIFGSTNIWLDHISMYRCQDGLIDVIQGSTAITISNSHFTHHNDVMLFGASDSFEGDKIMQVTVAFNHFGRGLVQRMPRCRWGFFHVVNNDYTHWLMYAIGGSSHPTIISEGNRFIAPPNTAAKQVTKRDYAGESEWKTWTWRSEGDLMMNGAFFIQSGNPSKRRPFGRRDMIKAKPGTFVTRLTRFAGALNCKIGKKC; encoded by the exons ATGGTATCAGCAATAACAAAACTTGGCTtgatttttttcatttcttttttggTCCTAATTCCAACCCTGCTAGCCCATATAGGCGAATTCGACGAGTCATGGCAGAAACGAGCTGAAGCTTCCAAGAAAGCTGCCCTTAGTGCCTATGAGCCCAACCCAGAAGAAGTTACAGAAAAGTTGAACTATGAAGTTAACAA GGTGACAGAGGGGTCCAACAGTACAAGGAGGGAACTCAAGAGGTACTTTGGTCCTTGCTTGGCCACAAACCCCATTGACAGGTGCTggcgttgcaagaagaattgggcCAACAACCGTAAGCGCTTGGCTCAATGTGTTCTTGGCTTTGGTAGGAAGACCACAGGAGGTATGCGCGGGAAGTACTACATCGTCAACGATCCGTCCGACAATGACGTTCAGAACCCGAAACCGGGGACTCTGCGCCACGCCGTGATCCAGAAGAAGCCGTTGTGGATCTTTTTCTCACGCAGCATGATCATCAGGCTGTCTCAGGAGCTGCTAATCACGAGCCACAAGACCATCGACGGGCGCGGAGCCAATGTCCACATTGCCTTTGGCGCTGGGATTACAATTCAGTTCGCTCAAAATGTGATCATCCATGGGCTGCGCATACACGACATTGTGTCCAGTAATGGTGGCATGATTAGAGACTCTGTGGATCACATTGGGTTCCGTACGGTTGCTGATGGAGATGGGATTTCCATCTTTGGATCGACCAACATTTGGCTTGATCACATTTCCATGTACCGTTGTCAGGATGGCCTCATTGATGTCATCCAAGGTTCTACTGCCATCACCATTTCGAATTCCCACTTTACTCATCACAATGAT GTGATGCTTTTTGGTGCTAGTGACAGCTTTGAAGGGGACAAGATTATGCAAGTGACAGTGGCGTTCAACCATTTCGGAAGAGGACTTGTTCAGAGGATGCCAAGGTGCAGATGGGGTTTCTTCCATGTGGTCAACAACGACTACACTCACTGGCTCATGTACGCCATTGGTGGAAGCTCACATCCCACCATTATTAGCGAAGGAAACCGCTTCATAGCCCCTCCCAACACTGCTGCTAAACAA GTGACCAAGAGGGACTATGCTGGTGAGTCGGAATGGAAGACATGGACATGGAGATCAGAGGGAGATCTAATGATGAACGGAGCTTTCTTTATTCAATCAGGAAATCCCAGCAAGAGAAGGCCATTCGGCAGACGTGACATGATCAAGGCCAAGCCTGGTACTTTTGTCACTAGGCTTACACGCTTTGCAGGTGCCCTTAACTGCAAGATCGGCAAGAAATGCTAG